The following DNA comes from Magnolia sinica isolate HGM2019 chromosome 18, MsV1, whole genome shotgun sequence.
TTTTTCATTCACATCTTTGCCTTTTCCATGAAAAACAATTTCTGGGTCTTCTTCCTCTTGATTCCTTCCTTCCTCTAACAGCTCTTGTAATCCCCACATCACACCAATGGTCCAAGAATCCGAAGAGATCGTGGACACCCAGTCGGCAGAAGGCTGCTTGTTGCGTGCCCAAGAGCTCATCCCGGCAGCCCTTGATAAGGCCAGGTCTGTAAAGGTATTCACTGGCCGATGGAAGATCATAATTTCCAAATTGGAACAGATCCCAGCATGCTTATCTGATCTGTCTAGCCACCCTTGCTTCTCGAAGAATGCTCTCTGTAAGGAGCAGCTGCAGGCTGTGTCAAAGACACTGGTTGAGGTGATTGAATTAGCGGAGCGGTGTGTGGAGGAAAGGTATGGTGGGAAGCTTCAGATGCAGAGCAACTTGGATGCTCTGTCGGCGAAGCTTGATTTGAACTTGAGGGATTGTGGGCTTCTTGTGAAGACGGGGGTGCTTGGAGAGGCCACTTTGCCTTTGGCAGTCATGCGGTCTGGGGAAATGGAGGCCTCCCGTTGGAATATACGGGAATTGCTTGCTCGGCTTCAGATCGGGCACATTGAGGCAAAGCACCGGGCTCTGGATAGTCTCATGGATGTGATGAAGGAGGATGAGAAGAATGTGTTTACTGCGTTGGGTCGGAGCCATGTGTCAGCTCTTGTGCAATTACTCTCTGCGACTTCTCTGAGGATTCGGGAGAAGACGGCTTCAGTAATTTGCTTGCTTGCGGAGTCAGGGACTTGTGAGAATTTGCTTGTTTCGGAAGGTATGCTTCCTCCTCTGATTAGGCTGGTCGAATCGGGAAGTGCAGTGGGTAAAGAGAAGGCGACGATTTCGCTCCAGAGGTTGTCTATGGTGACCGAGACGGCCCGTTCTATTGTTGGACACGGTGGAGTCCGCCCACTGATTGAGTTATGTCGGACGGGAGAATCTGTTTCTCAGGCAGCAGCTGCAGGTACTCTGAAGAATTTGTCGGCTGTGCCAGAGGTGAGGCAAACGCTGGTCGAAGAAGGAATCATCCGGGTAACAATCAATCTCCTGGACTGTGGGATCTTGTTGGGTTCTAAAGAGTATGCAGCTGAATGCTTACAGAATCTGACGGCCAGCAATGATAGTCTTAGAAAGGCTGTTGTTTCAGAAGGTGGGATCCGGAGCCTCCTTGCGTATCTAGACGGCCCATTGCCCCAAGAATCTGCTGTTGGGGCGTTGCGGAATCTGGTGGGTTCTGTTTCTGTCGATGGTTTGGTTGCACTCGGCCTTCTTCCCAGTTTGGTTCACGTGCTGAAAGCCGGATCTTTGGGCGCTCAGCAAGCTGCTGCATCTGCTATTTGTAGAATTTGCAGTTCCatggaaatgaagaaaatggTTGGCGAGATTGGATGCATTCCACTGCTCATTGGTATGCTCCAGGCCAAAATGAATGGGGCGAGGGAGGTCGCTGCTCAAGCAATCTGTAGCCTGTTGAGCGTTCCACACAACAGTAGAGAAGTTAAGAAGGATGAGAAGAGCGTGCCAAGTCTCGTTCAGCTGCTCGACCCAAGTCCTCAGAATACGGCAAAGAAGTACGCCGTGTCTTGTCTCGCTTCTCTTTCCTCAAGCAAGAAATGCAAAAAGCTGATGATTTCCTATGGTGCAATTGGCTACCTCAAGAAACTGGCTGAGATGGATCTCCCTGGTGCAAAAAAGCTGCTCGAAAAGCTGGAACGAGGGAAGCTGCGGAGCTTGTTTAGCAGGAAATAGATAATGCCTGCCCCCTCCTTTTGTAAAATGTTGTGTTTTGTTCTCGTAGAACTTGTTTCATTGTCTGTATGAAACGAAGTAGTCGAAGAAAATTTCGAACTCCACTAATGAAAGCTTTTCTGTGTGACATTCCATATGTGATTTTAATCATGTATCTCTTAACTATTCTAATCAATGTTTCTGGATGTGCTTTATATGTGTAAAAGAATGCTTTTCCATGCAATGTATGATATATGATTTCAATCATATATCTCTAGGTTCTAATCATATATGTAAAAGAAGGGCCAGAAGTTCCATTGTCTACTGTTGCTAGATTGTTTTTGGTGgcttttggatgcactattgaagtGAACTTTGTTTCATTGTCTGTATGAAACGGAGTAGTCGATGAAAATTTCGAACTCACCACTAATGAAAGCTTTTCTGTGTGATGtccaatatatgattttaatcatGCCTCTTAACTATTCTAATCAATGTTTCTGGATGTGCTTATATGTGTAAAAGAATGCTTTTCCATGCAATGTATGATATATGATTTCAATCATTTATCTCTAAGTTCTAATCATATATGTAAAAGAAGGGCCAGTAGTTCCATTGTCTACTGTTGCTAGATTGTTTTTGGCTGCgattggatgcactattgaagtGAATTGTAATAATTTGTTACAGTCAGGTGGAAATGAAGTAGTAGTAAATGGGTTCCTTAGTATTCATAATCAAGTTCCCTTGAATTGCTGGTTGACTTATTCCTACTCTTAATTTGAATGAAAAGTGAAGGAaatgcaatttggtcatttcctcttcAAGGCATCCATTGCTGCAATTCAATTCTATGGTGCATATAAATGCAGCCTCATCTTGCCATCTTGGCAATAATTGtgctttagggtctgtttgggcagtagAGCCCACATAATCAGGATTTAAGTCTAAACCTGATTTTGGGGGCTCCATGCCTTCCATGTATGCTTCACGTTGGATTTGCCACACTTGAGCAGGCTTTACTCTGCACAAATGCAGTTAAtagcttctcttcttttttttttctttttttttttttgcttcagtTGTGTTTATATGGAAGAAAGCATCAGTATATTGCATTGAATCTTGCGTCGGCCAAAATCAGGACGTAACTTTTTCCCACATGCATGCTATGCTTTGTCCCCTTTCCTGCTATTTTTATTGTTGAAACTCTTTCTTCGCAGGTGAATTTATTGCAGTCTGTTTGCTGTAGGAGATGTTGCAGAATGTCGGGGCTTGTGAGATTTCTCTTGCTTTGGATGTGGGGTGGTGTCATTGTAGGATTCTGTGTTCTTTTTGTAAGCTTAGATCTCATCTTACTGATATAGTTGAGCTTATCCATCTTTGTCTGATATGCAAGCTTTTCTGCTGTTCTTAGTTTATGATCCTCTTATTTGTTCAAATGAGGAATTCTGAATTTTTGCTCTATGTTGTTTTGGCCGTTGATTTCTGCGGCTCAAAGGACATTATTCGAACAAGTATTATTTAATCCTCGACCTgagtgtatgcattgtatcagtGTTTCTGGTTTGTACTAGTGTGGCCCATGATTCCTGGTCTAAACTACGTACATGATGGGTGCACCAAAAATCtttaatgacccaaaaaattccAGGTTT
Coding sequences within:
- the LOC131232582 gene encoding protein CELLULOSE SYNTHASE INTERACTIVE 1-like; amino-acid sequence: MVQESEEIVDTQSAEGCLLRAQELIPAALDKARSVKVFTGRWKIIISKLEQIPACLSDLSSHPCFSKNALCKEQLQAVSKTLVEVIELAERCVEERYGGKLQMQSNLDALSAKLDLNLRDCGLLVKTGVLGEATLPLAVMRSGEMEASRWNIRELLARLQIGHIEAKHRALDSLMDVMKEDEKNVFTALGRSHVSALVQLLSATSLRIREKTASVICLLAESGTCENLLVSEGMLPPLIRLVESGSAVGKEKATISLQRLSMVTETARSIVGHGGVRPLIELCRTGESVSQAAAAGTLKNLSAVPEVRQTLVEEGIIRVTINLLDCGILLGSKEYAAECLQNLTASNDSLRKAVVSEGGIRSLLAYLDGPLPQESAVGALRNLVGSVSVDGLVALGLLPSLVHVLKAGSLGAQQAAASAICRICSSMEMKKMVGEIGCIPLLIGMLQAKMNGAREVAAQAICSLLSVPHNSREVKKDEKSVPSLVQLLDPSPQNTAKKYAVSCLASLSSSKKCKKLMISYGAIGYLKKLAEMDLPGAKKLLEKLERGKLRSLFSRK